Within the Candidatus Tanganyikabacteria bacterium genome, the region CCGCCCCCGGCGGCCGCGCCGCCACCGCCACCGCCACCGCCGCCACCCCCTCCGCCTGCCGCCGAACCGGTCCCGCAGGCGTCGGAAGGTAGCCTCGCGGCCGTCGCGGACGGACTGGACGCGGCTTTCGACGCTGCCATCGCAGGCACTCCCCCACCCCCGGGTCCGGCCGACACGGGCCTGGGCGATCTGGGATTCGGCGACTCCCCCGCTCCGGACTTCGGCGGCGGCGCCGACGCACCGCTGTTTGGCGACGGGCCGATGTTCGGCGACGCCCAGGCTTTCGGCGAAGCTCCCGCCTTCGGGGATGCTCCCGCCTTCGGGGATACTCCCGCCTTCGGGGATACTCCCGCTTTCGGGGATTCTCCGGCCTTCGGCGGGTTCGAAACCCCCGCCTTCGGAGACGCCCCGGCACCCGATTTCGGTGGTTTCGACACCCCGGCCTTCGGCGACTCCCCGCCGGCACCGCCGGCCGCACAGGCTCCTCCTCCGCCGCCACCGCCGCCACCACCTCCTCCTCCTCCGCCGCCGGCCGAGGCCCCCAAAGCCCCGCCGCCGCCCGCCGCGCCGGGCGGTAAGC harbors:
- a CDS encoding roadblock/LC7 domain-containing protein, with amino-acid sequence PPPAAAPPPPPPPPPPPPPAAEPVPQASEGSLAAVADGLDAAFDAAIAGTPPPPGPADTGLGDLGFGDSPAPDFGGGADAPLFGDGPMFGDAQAFGEAPAFGDAPAFGDTPAFGDTPAFGDSPAFGGFETPAFGDAPAPDFGGFDTPAFGDSPPAPPAAQAPPPPPPPPPPPPPPPPAEAPKAPPPPAAPGGKPEAEAAKAPPPAPAPPGGQEAPRPEGLVSIGKMLVDQKTLERIITKAENRGTGVMTTTRVISAAKGQDIDALLGDIQRVRGVTGALIVGRDGLVISSNLPPEYDREMMGAIASSMFSNLDVQCKKMHIGSLGWGMLETAEGILMLVGMDVGVMGVLSQGLDELDLAGVWLAISETAERV